Proteins from one Ornithobacterium rhinotracheale genomic window:
- a CDS encoding NADP-dependent isocitrate dehydrogenase, with the protein MAQKSYIHYTLTDEAPMLATHSFLPMVKAFTSLADIEIKLANISLAHRILANFPDYLEDEQRVDDALTQLGDLAKRPEANIIKLPNISASVKQLEDAIAELQSHGYNVPNYPLEPKNDKEKEIKKRYAVVLGSAVNPVLREGNSDRRAPKAVKNYAKAHPHRMGAWTKDSKTRVAHMEHGDFYDTEKSVTIEKDNQFRIVFKAENGEVTTLKGASPLLAGEVIDCAVMRMKDLKEFAQKSIEEAQKENILLSAHLKATMMKVSDPIIFGAIVETYFKKVYEKYADVFQSLDITPNAGLQSLLDKIKGNEKENEILNDIKDTLNENAKVAMVNSDKGITNFHVPSDVIIDASMAAMIRGGGKMWNLAGKEEDTLAMIPDRAYAKFYQAAIDENKANGALDPTQIGTVSNVGLMAKKAEEYGSHDKTFQAEGKGVIQILDKDENVLLEQNVEKGDIFRACQTKDEPIKDWVKLAVTRARLSDTPVIFWLDKQRAHDREIIKKVEKYLPLHNTTGLDISIMDVDEAMKKTLARMREGKDTISASGNVLRDYITDLFPILELGTSAKMLSIVPLMNGGGLFETGAGGSAPKHIQQFLDEGYLRWDSLGEFLALGASLEHVFHTTENERAKVLADTLDVAVAKYLENDKSPARKLGQIDNRGSHYYLVSYWAEALANQTDDAELSQKLTPIAQELKANEAKINEELTTSHGHPQDIGGYYDPSEVKTTRAMRPSATLNEIVGKI; encoded by the coding sequence TAAAGGCATTTACTTCTCTTGCCGACATCGAAATTAAATTGGCTAATATTTCCCTTGCTCATCGAATTCTTGCCAATTTTCCTGATTATTTGGAAGACGAGCAGCGCGTAGACGATGCTTTGACTCAGTTGGGAGATTTGGCTAAACGCCCCGAGGCAAATATCATTAAACTACCAAATATTTCGGCTTCGGTAAAGCAACTAGAAGACGCCATAGCAGAGCTTCAGTCGCATGGCTACAATGTGCCCAATTATCCGCTTGAGCCAAAAAATGATAAAGAAAAAGAAATCAAAAAACGCTACGCTGTGGTGCTTGGTTCGGCAGTAAATCCTGTTTTAAGAGAAGGAAATTCAGACCGTAGAGCGCCTAAGGCTGTGAAAAATTACGCCAAAGCGCATCCGCATCGTATGGGCGCATGGACTAAGGATTCTAAAACACGCGTGGCTCATATGGAACATGGCGATTTCTACGATACCGAAAAATCCGTTACCATAGAAAAAGATAATCAATTTAGAATTGTATTTAAAGCCGAAAATGGCGAAGTAACTACGCTAAAAGGTGCAAGTCCCCTACTCGCTGGCGAAGTAATTGACTGTGCCGTAATGCGAATGAAAGATTTGAAAGAATTTGCACAAAAAAGCATCGAAGAAGCGCAAAAAGAAAATATTTTACTTTCGGCTCATTTGAAAGCCACGATGATGAAAGTTTCTGATCCAATTATTTTTGGTGCCATTGTCGAGACTTATTTCAAAAAAGTGTATGAAAAATACGCCGATGTTTTTCAATCGTTGGACATTACGCCAAACGCTGGATTGCAATCACTTTTAGATAAAATCAAAGGAAACGAAAAAGAAAACGAGATTTTAAACGATATTAAAGATACTTTAAACGAAAATGCTAAAGTGGCAATGGTAAATTCCGACAAAGGAATTACTAATTTCCATGTGCCTTCTGATGTGATTATTGACGCGTCGATGGCGGCAATGATTCGTGGTGGCGGAAAAATGTGGAATCTCGCAGGCAAAGAAGAAGATACTTTGGCAATGATTCCAGATCGTGCCTATGCTAAATTTTACCAAGCCGCCATTGATGAAAACAAAGCCAATGGTGCACTTGATCCTACTCAAATCGGAACAGTTTCTAATGTGGGTTTAATGGCTAAAAAAGCAGAAGAATACGGTTCTCACGACAAAACTTTCCAAGCAGAAGGAAAAGGTGTGATTCAGATTTTGGACAAAGACGAAAATGTTTTGCTAGAGCAAAATGTTGAAAAAGGAGATATTTTCCGTGCTTGCCAAACCAAAGATGAACCTATCAAAGATTGGGTGAAATTAGCCGTAACGCGTGCAAGACTATCTGATACGCCTGTGATTTTCTGGCTAGATAAGCAACGCGCACACGACCGCGAAATCATTAAAAAAGTGGAAAAATATCTACCACTTCACAATACAACAGGGCTTGATATTTCTATCATGGATGTAGACGAGGCGATGAAGAAAACTCTTGCAAGAATGCGCGAAGGCAAAGACACCATTTCGGCATCTGGAAATGTGTTGAGAGATTACATTACAGATTTGTTCCCTATCCTTGAATTAGGAACTTCGGCCAAAATGCTTTCTATCGTTCCGCTCATGAACGGTGGAGGCTTGTTTGAAACAGGAGCGGGTGGTTCTGCACCAAAACACATTCAGCAATTTTTGGACGAAGGCTATTTGCGCTGGGATTCATTAGGTGAATTTTTGGCACTTGGAGCATCGCTTGAACATGTATTCCACACAACTGAAAACGAGCGTGCTAAAGTACTTGCAGATACTTTGGATGTTGCCGTGGCAAAATACCTTGAAAATGATAAATCGCCTGCAAGAAAATTAGGCCAAATCGATAATCGCGGTTCTCATTATTATTTGGTTTCTTATTGGGCAGAAGCTCTAGCTAATCAAACTGATGATGCTGAATTGTCTCAAAAATTAACGCCAATTGCACAAGAATTGAAAGCCAATGAGGCTAAAATCAATGAGGAGTTGACGACTTCTCATGGGCATCCACAAGACATTGGAGGCTACTACGATCCATCTGAAGTAAAGACTACGCGAGCTATGCGCCCATCGGCTACATTGAACGAAATTGTAGGTAAAATTTAA